One genomic segment of Flagellimonas marinaquae includes these proteins:
- the greA gene encoding transcription elongation factor GreA has protein sequence MSKVSYYTPEGLKKLRDELNHLKDVERPKASQAIAEARDKGDLSENAEYDAAKEAQGLLEMKISKMEETLANARLIDESQLDTSKILVLSTVKLKNQANGMEMKYTLVAESEADLKTGKISVTSPIGKGLLGKKVGDVAEIKVPNGTLKFEILEITRE, from the coding sequence ATGAGCAAAGTTTCATACTACACGCCCGAAGGACTAAAAAAATTAAGGGACGAACTGAACCACCTGAAAGATGTGGAACGTCCCAAGGCTTCGCAGGCCATTGCCGAAGCAAGGGATAAAGGAGATCTTTCCGAGAACGCAGAATATGATGCGGCCAAAGAAGCACAAGGCCTATTGGAAATGAAAATATCCAAAATGGAAGAAACCCTGGCCAATGCTCGATTAATAGATGAATCACAATTGGATACCTCCAAAATATTGGTGCTTTCCACAGTTAAGCTCAAGAACCAGGCAAATGGTATGGAAATGAAATACACCCTGGTGGCAGAGAGCGAAGCCGACCTAAAAACAGGAAAAATATCCGTTACCTCCCCTATTGGAAAAGGCTTGTTGGGCAAAAAAGTGGGCGATGTTGCCGAGATCAAAGTGCCCAATGGAACCTTAAAATTTGAGATTTTGGAGATTACACGAGAGTAA
- a CDS encoding Gfo/Idh/MocA family protein: protein MTESRFNFSEKHPLRWGVIGCGSVAEKKSVPAYQKTKGFLVESVMRRNAVKAEDYASRHQIAQWTTDADKVINNPDIDAVYIATPPDTHKFYALKVAEAGKPCCLEKPMAPTYRECLAVYEAFKSKDIPLFIAYYRRSLPRFLQVKQWLEDGLIGEVRHIHWQKTKPPNPIDLSESYNWRTDVNIARGGYFDDLASHGLDLFTFLLGNIKKVSGFGTNQLGLYPAFDAVTAHWVHEGGTTGSGSWNFGTHHRSDNVEILGSQGRIKFSVLDEAPIEIENPSGHQRIHIDHPEHIQQHHVGHIKQHLLGAVVHPSTGKTGLHTSWVMEQILKQK, encoded by the coding sequence ATGACAGAATCCCGTTTTAATTTTTCCGAAAAACACCCTCTTAGGTGGGGCGTAATAGGTTGTGGTAGCGTAGCCGAGAAAAAAAGTGTGCCTGCCTATCAGAAGACCAAGGGCTTCCTGGTGGAATCGGTAATGCGAAGAAATGCAGTGAAAGCCGAAGACTATGCCAGCCGGCACCAAATCGCACAATGGACAACCGATGCGGATAAAGTGATCAACAATCCGGATATCGATGCGGTTTATATTGCAACGCCTCCCGACACACATAAATTTTACGCTTTAAAAGTTGCCGAGGCAGGAAAGCCTTGCTGTTTGGAAAAACCCATGGCTCCTACATACCGGGAGTGTTTAGCTGTATATGAAGCTTTTAAAAGCAAGGATATTCCGCTTTTTATCGCCTATTATCGACGTTCGTTACCAAGGTTTTTACAAGTAAAACAGTGGTTGGAGGACGGTCTGATTGGAGAAGTAAGGCATATTCACTGGCAAAAAACAAAACCCCCGAACCCAATCGATTTATCGGAATCGTACAACTGGCGAACCGATGTTAATATTGCCCGAGGAGGATATTTTGATGATCTGGCAAGCCATGGTTTGGATCTGTTTACGTTTCTTTTGGGAAACATTAAAAAGGTCAGTGGGTTTGGAACCAATCAACTTGGTCTGTACCCCGCTTTCGATGCCGTTACTGCACATTGGGTGCACGAAGGCGGCACAACCGGTAGTGGCAGTTGGAATTTTGGTACGCATCACCGATCGGACAATGTTGAGATTTTGGGTTCACAAGGGCGAATAAAGTTTTCGGTTTTGGATGAAGCACCCATCGAAATAGAGAACCCATCAGGCCATCAACGGATACATATTGATCACCCAGAGCACATTCAACAACATCATGTGGGACATATAAAACAGCATCTTTTGGGTGCGGTGGTTCACCCATCAACGGGAAAAACGGGATTGCATACCAGTTGGGTAATGGAGCAAATTCTAAAACAAAAGTGA
- a CDS encoding TonB-dependent receptor yields MKTLYSIMQCKAAALKSGSVRQTKKRNRYRIKFLLSTLALFGLAFSVSAQEEIDTLEGKKVTLDEVLVQGVRATKEFPITFSELDKVELAPRNLGQDIPILMNFMPAVVTTSDAGAGVGYTSIRVRGSDATRVNVTINGIPYNDAESHGSFWVNMPDFASSTQNLQLQRGVGTSSNGAGAFGASLNLLTDAFSEEGYARISSSVGSFSTLRNNVKFSTGLLNDHFEFSGRLSRITSDGYVDRASSELDGYFLQGAYKNENTLVKALLFGGHEITYQAWNGITAEQLRDDRTYNSAGEYTDDNGTTQYYDKEVDNYKQDHFQLHWYETWNASWNTHFAVHYTRGRGYFEQFREDDDFATYGLEPISVNGDLVETTDLIRRRWLDNDFYGGIFSATYKNNGLQLIVGGGYNEYKGDHFGEIIWAEYAGSTEIRDRYYDDSSTKTDLNFYTKANYQLTDQWSLFGDLQYRGVSYEANGEDTGLVDDTFNFFNPKAGVTFDLNRNHNFYLSYARANREPNRNDYESGSPKPEKLNDFELGWRYVSPSFQVNTNVYYMRYKDQLVLTGELNDVGAPLRSNVGDSYRLGLEIDASVNLSNVFTWRPNIALSDNRNLDFYFERDGELQNLGNTNIAYSPKLIAGNIITYSPDQDFQLSILSKFVGKQYMGNIDSDNSVLDSYSQTDLNVQYTIQTNSFVKSIVFSGLVNNIFDADIVSNGYFYTFDDDYSNPGTVTTIEGAGYYPQAGINFLLGATINF; encoded by the coding sequence ATGAAAACCCTTTATTCAATTATGCAGTGCAAGGCCGCAGCACTAAAAAGCGGTTCAGTGCGACAGACAAAGAAAAGAAACCGTTATCGCATTAAATTTTTGTTGTCCACTTTAGCCCTATTCGGCTTGGCATTTTCTGTAAGTGCACAAGAAGAAATCGACACATTGGAAGGCAAAAAAGTGACTCTGGACGAAGTCTTGGTACAGGGTGTGAGGGCAACCAAGGAATTTCCCATTACATTTTCCGAATTGGACAAAGTGGAACTCGCACCGCGGAATCTGGGGCAGGATATCCCGATTCTAATGAATTTTATGCCCGCTGTGGTAACTACATCGGATGCAGGGGCCGGCGTGGGCTACACGAGCATTCGGGTACGTGGCAGCGATGCCACAAGGGTAAACGTTACCATTAATGGTATACCTTACAACGATGCCGAATCGCATGGTAGCTTTTGGGTGAACATGCCCGATTTCGCTTCTTCAACACAAAACTTGCAATTGCAGCGTGGAGTGGGAACATCTTCCAACGGCGCCGGTGCCTTTGGAGCAAGTTTAAACCTGCTTACCGACGCATTTTCCGAAGAAGGATACGCAAGGATCTCGTCTTCTGTGGGCAGCTTTAGTACTTTACGGAACAATGTTAAGTTCAGTACCGGACTGTTGAACGACCATTTTGAATTCTCCGGAAGGTTGTCCAGGATAACTTCGGATGGCTATGTGGACCGTGCATCATCAGAACTGGACGGTTATTTTTTACAAGGGGCATATAAAAATGAAAACACCCTGGTAAAAGCCTTGCTTTTTGGAGGGCATGAAATCACCTACCAAGCTTGGAACGGCATCACCGCAGAACAGTTAAGGGACGACCGTACCTATAATTCCGCAGGAGAATATACGGACGACAACGGCACCACCCAATACTACGACAAAGAAGTGGATAATTACAAACAAGATCATTTTCAGTTGCATTGGTACGAAACATGGAACGCTTCTTGGAACACCCATTTTGCCGTACATTATACTCGGGGAAGAGGCTATTTTGAACAATTTAGGGAAGACGATGATTTTGCTACCTATGGATTGGAGCCCATCAGTGTAAATGGAGATTTGGTGGAAACCACCGATTTGATTCGTCGACGATGGTTGGACAATGATTTTTATGGAGGTATTTTTTCCGCGACATATAAAAATAATGGTCTGCAACTTATTGTTGGAGGTGGATACAACGAGTACAAAGGAGACCATTTCGGAGAGATTATCTGGGCCGAATACGCCGGTAGCACCGAAATTAGGGATAGGTATTATGATGATTCCTCCACAAAAACCGATCTGAACTTCTATACCAAAGCCAATTACCAGTTAACGGACCAATGGTCTTTGTTCGGCGATCTACAATATCGTGGCGTATCTTACGAGGCCAATGGGGAGGATACAGGATTGGTGGACGATACCTTTAATTTTTTTAACCCAAAAGCGGGTGTAACTTTCGATTTGAATCGGAACCATAACTTTTATCTATCCTACGCCAGGGCCAATCGTGAGCCCAACCGAAATGATTACGAAAGTGGAAGTCCAAAACCGGAAAAATTGAACGATTTTGAGCTAGGATGGCGATACGTTTCCCCTAGTTTTCAAGTAAACACCAATGTATATTATATGCGTTACAAAGATCAGTTGGTGCTTACCGGTGAATTGAACGACGTTGGAGCACCATTACGTTCCAATGTGGGCGATAGTTATAGGTTGGGACTCGAAATCGATGCTTCCGTCAATTTGTCCAATGTCTTTACTTGGAGGCCCAACATCGCCTTGAGCGATAACCGTAACCTCGATTTTTATTTTGAAAGAGATGGTGAGCTTCAAAATTTAGGGAATACAAATATTGCCTATTCTCCCAAATTGATTGCAGGGAACATTATCACGTATTCGCCAGATCAAGATTTTCAATTGTCCATTCTGTCAAAATTTGTGGGCAAACAGTACATGGGCAATATCGATTCGGACAATTCTGTACTGGATAGCTATTCACAAACGGATTTGAATGTGCAGTACACCATACAAACCAATTCTTTTGTAAAAAGTATTGTGTTTTCTGGTTTGGTCAATAACATTTTTGATGCAGATATTGTTTCCAATGGGTATTTTTACACCTTTGATGACGATTACTCCAATCCAGGAACCGTTACTACCATTGAAGGGGCCGGTTATTACCCACAAGCAGGGATTAATTTTTTATTGGGAGCGACCATCAATTTTTAA
- a CDS encoding DUF4301 family protein, protein MIELSPKDLEQLDSKGISKEKVENQIQTFKDGIPFVQLSQAAVVGNGILRFSEKEQLDLLQYFEDHRSELDLLKFVPASGAASRMFKAMFNFLDSYDPSKEKLSDYIDRTGDTDVKKFTDNLSSFPFYDRIMTRIKGKASNGDEEAFLFVKEMLMESGLNYGFYPKGLLPFHQYETGAATPFEEHLKEAVLYAKTKGRANLHFTVSEQHDAMFAEEEAQVGPKISEKTDTSFNISYSNQKPSTDTIAVDMDNKPFKNNDGSILFRPGGHGALIENLNDQDADIVFIKNIDNVVIDKNLETVANSKKMLAGVLKKVQDKAFAYAKLLEGEVSFEKADEIKAFLEKDLNVRMPGNYDDFSVAEQKSILKDRIDRPIRVCGMVKNEGEPGGGPFWIKDNEGNISLQIIESAQIDQNNRQQAAILQNSTHFNPVDLVCGVRNYKGEKYNLLDFVDHKQGFITEKTKEGKELKALELPGLWNGAMAFWNTIFVEVPLVTFNPVKTVNDLLKPTHQV, encoded by the coding sequence ATGATCGAATTAAGTCCTAAAGACTTGGAACAACTGGATTCCAAAGGAATATCCAAAGAAAAAGTAGAAAATCAGATACAAACATTTAAAGATGGGATTCCCTTTGTGCAGTTATCGCAAGCAGCTGTAGTGGGCAATGGCATACTTCGATTTTCCGAGAAAGAACAGTTAGATCTTCTGCAGTATTTTGAAGACCATCGCTCAGAACTGGACCTTTTAAAGTTTGTGCCCGCTTCGGGCGCGGCATCCAGAATGTTCAAGGCCATGTTCAACTTTTTGGACAGTTACGATCCATCAAAAGAAAAACTCTCCGATTATATCGATAGAACAGGGGATACCGATGTCAAAAAGTTTACGGATAACCTATCCAGTTTTCCGTTTTATGACCGGATTATGACCAGGATCAAGGGAAAAGCATCCAATGGAGACGAAGAAGCTTTTCTTTTTGTAAAGGAAATGTTGATGGAAAGTGGACTTAATTATGGATTTTATCCCAAAGGATTGTTGCCATTCCATCAGTATGAAACTGGTGCGGCAACACCTTTTGAGGAACATTTAAAAGAGGCCGTACTTTACGCAAAAACCAAAGGCAGGGCAAATCTCCATTTTACCGTATCCGAACAGCACGATGCCATGTTTGCCGAAGAAGAAGCACAGGTGGGGCCAAAAATTTCAGAAAAAACGGACACCAGTTTTAATATCTCGTACTCAAATCAAAAACCATCTACCGATACCATTGCCGTGGATATGGACAACAAGCCCTTTAAAAATAATGATGGTTCTATCTTGTTTCGTCCAGGTGGGCACGGAGCACTTATTGAAAACTTGAATGATCAAGATGCCGACATAGTCTTTATTAAAAACATAGACAACGTTGTTATCGATAAGAATCTCGAAACCGTGGCCAATAGCAAAAAAATGTTGGCAGGAGTCCTTAAGAAAGTGCAGGACAAAGCCTTTGCGTATGCCAAACTGTTGGAGGGTGAAGTATCTTTTGAAAAAGCCGATGAGATCAAGGCATTTTTGGAGAAAGACCTAAATGTTCGTATGCCCGGAAATTACGATGATTTTAGTGTAGCGGAGCAAAAATCAATTTTAAAGGATAGGATCGATCGTCCCATCCGTGTATGCGGAATGGTGAAGAACGAAGGAGAACCTGGAGGAGGTCCATTTTGGATAAAAGATAATGAAGGAAATATATCGCTTCAAATTATTGAATCCGCACAGATAGATCAAAACAATAGACAACAAGCTGCCATTTTACAAAACTCCACACATTTTAACCCTGTGGATTTGGTTTGTGGTGTGCGTAATTACAAAGGAGAAAAATATAATCTTTTGGATTTTGTAGATCATAAACAAGGTTTTATAACAGAAAAAACCAAAGAAGGAAAAGAGCTCAAGGCACTCGAGCTTCCAGGTCTGTGGAATGGAGCAATGGCATTTTGGAACACCATTTTTGTGGAGGTGCCCTTGGTTACATTTAATCCGGTAAAAACCGTGAACGATCTTTTAAAGCCTACGCATCAGGTGTAA
- a CDS encoding AAA family ATPase, which yields MEEKLGQEPSNLIKVVLFGPESTGKTTLSKQLAAHYQTEWVPEYAREYLQDKWDREQKTCEPHDLPPIAYGQMALENKLAKKANKVLICDTDLLETKVYSEAYYDSTCDPLIEKYALQNSYDLYFLTYIDTPWVADDLRDKPDERERMFGYFKEALEQNNRKFIKLRGDKASRLKTAIEHIDKLLQKHDRIKS from the coding sequence ATGGAAGAAAAGCTTGGGCAAGAGCCCTCAAACCTCATAAAAGTAGTCCTGTTCGGACCGGAATCCACAGGGAAGACCACACTGTCCAAACAACTGGCAGCGCATTACCAAACAGAATGGGTGCCCGAGTACGCCCGCGAATATCTACAAGACAAATGGGACCGAGAACAGAAAACTTGTGAACCTCATGATCTGCCCCCAATTGCATACGGGCAAATGGCATTGGAGAACAAATTGGCCAAAAAAGCCAATAAGGTCTTGATATGCGATACTGATCTTTTGGAAACCAAAGTGTATTCAGAGGCTTATTATGATAGTACTTGTGATCCATTGATAGAAAAATATGCACTCCAAAACAGTTACGATCTTTATTTTTTGACCTATATAGATACGCCCTGGGTGGCAGATGATCTGAGGGACAAGCCGGACGAAAGAGAGCGTATGTTCGGATATTTTAAGGAGGCTTTGGAACAGAATAATAGGAAATTCATTAAATTAAGGGGTGATAAAGCATCAAGGCTTAAAACAGCAATTGAACATATAGATAAACTACTCCAAAAACATGATCGAATTAAGTCCTAA
- the pnuC gene encoding nicotinamide riboside transporter PnuC, protein MNPIFDFFLGPYEDRELSLIILEATAFFFGIASVVYAKKEDILVYPTGLVATVITTYIFFVDSLFGDMMMNFYYSMMSIYGWWNWARRKDNRQPVVHITRTSSKEKWIGFGFFVLTMLVTYGVYKIFGAEIGPTNYVDIFTSGVFFTAMWYMANKKLENWTLWILGDLITVPLYAYRGWGMFSLQYLIFTVLAIQGYLAWKKSLGKSPQTS, encoded by the coding sequence ATGAACCCCATTTTTGATTTTTTCCTAGGCCCTTACGAGGATAGGGAGCTTTCCCTGATCATACTGGAGGCAACCGCCTTTTTTTTCGGGATTGCCAGTGTGGTCTATGCCAAAAAAGAGGATATTTTGGTATATCCCACAGGTTTGGTCGCTACCGTAATAACCACGTATATTTTTTTTGTGGACAGTTTGTTCGGGGATATGATGATGAATTTTTATTATTCCATGATGAGTATCTATGGCTGGTGGAACTGGGCCCGCAGAAAGGACAATAGGCAGCCCGTGGTGCATATAACCAGAACAAGTTCCAAAGAAAAATGGATCGGTTTCGGCTTTTTTGTGCTGACCATGTTGGTCACCTATGGCGTGTATAAAATCTTCGGTGCCGAAATCGGTCCGACCAATTATGTGGACATATTTACATCGGGTGTTTTTTTTACGGCAATGTGGTATATGGCCAATAAAAAATTGGAAAACTGGACCCTTTGGATATTGGGTGATTTAATAACCGTACCTTTGTATGCGTATAGGGGATGGGGTATGTTCTCTTTGCAATACCTCATTTTTACTGTGTTGGCAATACAGGGATATTTAGCATGGAAGAAAAGCTTGGGCAAGAGCCCTCAAACCTCATAA
- a CDS encoding YkoF family thiamine/hydroxymethylpyrimidine-binding protein: MKISVELTLSPLQDDFEAPVIEFIKKMRNSGLTILENPLSTQVFGDYDRVMDVLQTEIKESFESLDHVVLTMKMVKSDRSEYEPHF, translated from the coding sequence ATGAAAATTTCCGTAGAGCTTACGCTGTCGCCACTTCAAGATGATTTTGAAGCCCCTGTTATTGAGTTTATCAAAAAAATGCGTAATTCTGGATTGACCATTTTGGAAAATCCATTGAGCACCCAAGTTTTTGGAGATTACGATAGGGTGATGGATGTTCTTCAAACCGAGATCAAGGAAAGTTTTGAAAGTTTGGACCATGTGGTTTTGACTATGAAAATGGTGAAATCTGACAGAAGTGAGTATGAACCCCATTTTTGA